The Pirellulales bacterium genome segment CACAAGTAGGCATCGAACGAGCCGAACTCTTTTTGGATCGCCAGGAAGGCCTGGGCGTTCTTGCGGGCCGTGAAAACCTTCAGGCGGTTGCGGATGATATCGCCGGTGGCCAGGATTTTTTCCAGCTGTGCGTCGGTCAGGCGCGCCACCTTGGCCGGTTCGAAGTTCTTGAACGCATCGCGGTACCCTTGGCGACGGCGCAGGATCGTGTACCAGCTCAGCCCGGCCTGCGCTCCTTCGAGAATCAGCATCTCGAAAAGCTTCTGGTCGTCGTGAACCGGCACACCCCATTCGTGGTCGTGGTACGCGGCGTAGTCAGGCTTGTCGGCCGGCACCCAACCGCAACGCTGCTTTTCGACAGGCATTTCGATTCGTCTCCTCAATGCGCTCGCGCGGTTCAGCGGAAGAACCAGCACATTCCCAGCGTGCAGGCGATCAACACGCAGGCCCAAAACTTATCGCGCTGCCACCAGGCGCGCATGGTGCCGGCTTCGGCCTGGCGTTCTGACTTGAAGCGACCCCAGGTGTATTGCTCCTTCGTCGTGTCCCGCTCGCGCCGCGTAGCAAGGCTGACAACCACAACGACCACATAGCAGGCAATCGTGGCCAGGGCCGCCCGATGGAAGGCCTGCAACTGGTGACCAAAGCCTCGCAGGGCGACCTGCTCGAACAGGATCGACAAGAAGGGCCCGGCCACGATCGAGGCCAACGATGCGGTGCCGGTCACCATCGGTTGCAGAATGCCAGCGACGTAGGCCACGATCACGCCGGGCACGAGATAAGCGTTGTAATCGGCCATGCGGTTGAAGATGCCCCCCTTGGTCTGACCGTAGAAGAGCGACAGGCCGATGGCCGCGGCGACCATCAAGGTCATCGAAATACGGCCCACCCAGATCAAGCGACGTTCCGAGGCGTCGGGCCGGACGTACTTCTTGTAGATATCAAATGTGAAGAGCGTGGCCGTCGAGTT includes the following:
- a CDS encoding DNA-3-methyladenine glycosylase I, whose translation is MPVEKQRCGWVPADKPDYAAYHDHEWGVPVHDDQKLFEMLILEGAQAGLSWYTILRRRQGYRDAFKNFEPAKVARLTDAQLEKILATGDIIRNRLKVFTARKNAQAFLAIQKEFGSFDAYLWRFVGGKPRVNRPKSMKEVPARTEESDALAKDLKKRGMSFVGSTILYAFMQAVGMVDDHTQGCYKCRRA